In Microbacterium laevaniformans, a single window of DNA contains:
- the kdpB gene encoding potassium-transporting ATPase subunit KdpB has product MNTSAPVLDRPQPAGDDAASSPAPTRRAFGWTQLVGALPGALRKLNPAELWRSPVMFLVWVGAALTTAIAIAEPFLGGPQSSGGTPVPGGFTWGIAVWLWLTVLFANLAESVAEGRGKAQAQALRTTRTATVAHRVRGYDAAADAAATTAATEDVASSELTLDEVVVVSAGELIPGDGDVIWGIATVDESAITGESAPVVRESGGDRSAVTGGTRVLSDRIVVRITSQPGQTFVDRMIALVEGANRQRTPNEIALGILLASLSIVFVIVVLTLNPIASYAASPVSIPVLVALLVCLIPTTIGALLSAIGIAGMDRLVQHNVLAMSGRAVEAAGDVTTLLLDKTGTITYGNRRATAFLPLTGVDESELARTAALSSLSDPTPEGVSIVELAAARGVEAVAPDDAVAVPFTAQTRMSGLDLADGTVIRKGAGSAVLAWMEQAGPVAASVRTQLTSDIESVSQSGGTPLVVAVQDAAGARVLGVVHLKDVVKEGLAERFTQLRAMGIRTVMITGDNPLTARAIAAEAGVDDFLAEATPEDKLALIQREQAGGALVAMTGDGTNDAPALAQADVGVAMNTGTSAAKEAGNMVDLDSDPTKLIDIVRIGKQLLITRGALTTFSLANDIAKYFAIIPAMFMGVFPGLAALNLMQLHSPASAVTSAIIFNAIIIVVLIPLALKGVAYRPASASQILGRNLLVYGLGGVIAPFVGIKLIDLVVSLLPGF; this is encoded by the coding sequence ATGAACACGTCCGCTCCGGTCCTCGACCGTCCGCAGCCCGCCGGTGACGACGCCGCGTCGTCGCCCGCTCCCACCCGCCGCGCGTTCGGCTGGACGCAGCTGGTCGGGGCCCTCCCCGGGGCCCTGCGCAAACTCAACCCCGCCGAGCTGTGGCGCAGCCCCGTGATGTTCCTCGTGTGGGTGGGCGCGGCCCTCACTACCGCGATCGCGATCGCCGAGCCCTTCCTCGGCGGCCCGCAGAGCTCCGGCGGCACCCCGGTGCCAGGCGGCTTCACGTGGGGCATCGCCGTGTGGCTCTGGCTGACGGTGCTGTTCGCGAACCTCGCCGAGTCGGTCGCCGAAGGCCGCGGCAAGGCGCAGGCGCAGGCCCTGCGCACGACCCGCACGGCCACGGTCGCGCACCGAGTGCGCGGCTACGACGCCGCCGCGGATGCCGCGGCCACCACCGCCGCGACCGAAGACGTGGCCTCGTCGGAGCTGACCCTGGACGAGGTCGTGGTCGTGTCGGCCGGCGAGCTCATCCCCGGCGACGGCGACGTCATCTGGGGCATCGCGACGGTCGACGAATCGGCCATCACCGGCGAATCGGCCCCGGTCGTGCGCGAATCGGGTGGCGACCGCAGTGCCGTCACGGGCGGCACCCGCGTGCTCAGCGACCGCATCGTCGTGCGCATCACCTCCCAGCCGGGCCAGACCTTCGTCGACCGCATGATCGCGCTCGTCGAAGGCGCGAACCGTCAGCGCACCCCCAACGAGATCGCCCTCGGCATCCTGCTGGCGAGCCTGTCGATCGTGTTCGTGATCGTCGTGCTGACGCTCAACCCGATCGCCTCGTACGCGGCGAGCCCCGTCAGCATCCCCGTGCTCGTGGCGCTGCTGGTGTGCCTGATCCCGACGACGATCGGCGCGCTGCTGTCGGCGATCGGCATCGCCGGCATGGACCGCCTCGTGCAGCACAACGTACTGGCCATGTCGGGCCGCGCCGTCGAGGCGGCCGGCGACGTGACCACGCTGCTGCTCGACAAGACCGGCACGATCACCTACGGCAACCGTCGCGCGACCGCCTTCCTGCCGCTGACGGGCGTGGACGAGAGCGAGCTCGCACGCACCGCCGCCCTGTCGTCGCTGTCCGACCCGACACCCGAGGGCGTGTCGATCGTCGAGCTCGCCGCCGCGCGCGGCGTCGAGGCGGTCGCCCCGGACGACGCCGTCGCGGTCCCCTTCACCGCCCAGACCCGCATGAGCGGTCTGGATCTGGCCGACGGCACCGTCATCCGAAAGGGCGCCGGCAGCGCCGTGCTGGCGTGGATGGAGCAGGCCGGTCCGGTCGCGGCATCCGTGCGCACGCAGCTGACATCGGACATCGAGTCCGTGTCGCAGTCCGGCGGCACACCGCTGGTGGTGGCCGTTCAGGATGCCGCGGGCGCGCGCGTGCTGGGAGTCGTGCACCTGAAGGACGTCGTCAAGGAGGGCCTCGCCGAGCGGTTCACGCAGTTGCGCGCGATGGGCATCCGCACCGTGATGATCACGGGAGACAATCCGCTGACGGCGCGGGCGATCGCCGCGGAGGCGGGCGTCGACGACTTCCTCGCCGAGGCGACCCCGGAGGACAAGCTGGCGCTCATCCAGCGCGAACAGGCCGGTGGTGCCCTCGTTGCGATGACCGGCGACGGCACCAACGACGCCCCCGCGCTCGCGCAGGCCGACGTCGGCGTCGCGATGAACACGGGCACCTCCGCCGCGAAGGAGGCCGGCAACATGGTCGACCTCGACAGCGACCCGACGAAGCTCATCGACATCGTCCGGATCGGCAAGCAGCTGCTCATCACCCGTGGAGCGCTGACGACGTTCTCTCTCGCCAACGACATCGCGAAGTACTTCGCGATCATCCCGGCGATGTTCATGGGCGTCTTCCCGGGACTCGCGGCGCTGAACCTCATGCAGCTGCACTCGCCCGCGTCGGCGGTCACCAGCGCCATCATCTTCAACGCGATCATCATCGTCGTCCTGATCCCGCTGGCGCTGAAGGGCGTCGCCTACCGGCCGGCGAGCGCCTCGCAGATCCTCGGGCGCAACCTCCTCGTCTACGGACTGGGCGGAGTCATCGCCCCCTTCGTCGGCATCAAGCTCATCGACCTCGTCGTGAGCCTTCTCCCGGGCTTCTGA
- the kdpA gene encoding potassium-transporting ATPase subunit KdpA, translating into MGVDSADIWFGVLQIATLILLLALLYRPVGDLMFRIFTGEKDAAAERVVYRLIGVDARSEQTWQAYTRGVLAFSLMGVLFVYALQRLQAFLPASLGLPAVPEGLAFNTAASFVTNTNWQSYSPEATMGYLVQLAGLTVQNFVSAAVGIAVAIALVRGFARRGQSTIGNFWVDLTRGLGRLLLPMAVVAAVVLLSGGVIQNLNGFVDAHTLTGATQSIPGGPVASQEAIKMLGTNGGGFFNANSAHPFENPTPWTNLVQLLLILVIPISLPRTFGRMVGDNRQGYAILAVMSTLAIASIAAVSALEVAGHGTAPQLAGGAMEGKEQRFGIVGSALYAAVTTLTSTGAVNSMHDSYTATGGMIPLLNMMLGEVAPGGVGSGLYGMLVLAIIAVFVGGLLVGRTPEYLGKKIGPTQIKLASLYILVTPTLVLAGTALSFGIPAVRADVEATSILNPGIHGMTEVLYAFTSAANNNGSAFAGLTANTPWFNTALGVVMLLGRFVPIVLVLALAGSLAVQERVPSTAGTLPTHRPQFVGLLAVVTVVITALTYFPVLALGPLAEGLS; encoded by the coding sequence ATGGGCGTCGATTCCGCAGACATCTGGTTCGGCGTGCTCCAGATCGCCACCCTCATCCTGCTGCTCGCTCTGCTGTATCGCCCCGTCGGCGACCTCATGTTCCGCATCTTCACGGGCGAGAAGGATGCCGCCGCAGAGCGGGTCGTCTACCGTCTCATCGGCGTCGACGCGCGCAGCGAACAGACCTGGCAGGCCTACACCCGCGGCGTGCTCGCCTTCTCGCTCATGGGCGTGCTCTTCGTCTACGCGCTGCAGCGCCTGCAAGCCTTCCTGCCCGCTTCGCTCGGGCTCCCGGCCGTGCCGGAGGGCCTGGCGTTCAACACCGCGGCATCCTTCGTCACCAACACCAACTGGCAGTCGTACTCTCCCGAGGCGACCATGGGCTACCTCGTGCAGCTCGCCGGCCTCACGGTGCAGAACTTCGTCTCCGCCGCCGTCGGCATCGCGGTCGCCATCGCGCTCGTGCGCGGCTTCGCGCGGCGCGGGCAGAGCACGATCGGCAACTTCTGGGTCGACCTCACGCGCGGACTCGGTCGGCTGCTGCTGCCGATGGCGGTCGTGGCCGCGGTGGTCCTGCTGTCCGGCGGCGTCATCCAGAACCTGAACGGATTCGTCGACGCGCACACCCTCACCGGAGCGACGCAGTCGATCCCGGGCGGACCGGTCGCCTCGCAAGAGGCGATCAAGATGCTCGGCACCAACGGCGGCGGGTTCTTCAACGCCAACTCCGCCCACCCGTTCGAGAACCCGACGCCGTGGACGAACCTGGTCCAGCTGCTGCTGATCCTCGTGATCCCGATCTCGCTCCCCCGCACGTTCGGCCGCATGGTCGGCGACAACCGTCAGGGCTACGCGATCCTCGCGGTCATGTCGACGCTGGCGATCGCGTCGATCGCCGCGGTGAGCGCGCTCGAGGTCGCCGGACACGGCACCGCCCCGCAGCTCGCGGGCGGCGCGATGGAAGGCAAGGAGCAACGCTTCGGCATCGTCGGCTCGGCGCTGTACGCAGCCGTGACGACCCTCACCTCGACCGGCGCCGTGAACTCGATGCACGACTCGTACACCGCCACCGGCGGCATGATTCCGCTGCTGAACATGATGCTCGGCGAGGTCGCCCCCGGCGGTGTCGGGTCGGGCCTGTACGGCATGCTCGTGCTCGCGATCATCGCCGTGTTCGTCGGCGGACTGCTCGTGGGTCGCACCCCCGAGTACCTCGGCAAGAAGATCGGCCCCACCCAGATCAAGCTCGCGAGCCTCTACATCCTGGTGACTCCGACCCTGGTGCTGGCGGGAACGGCGTTGAGCTTCGGCATCCCCGCCGTGCGGGCCGATGTCGAGGCGACGTCGATCCTCAATCCCGGCATCCACGGCATGACCGAGGTGCTCTACGCGTTCACATCGGCCGCGAACAACAACGGCTCGGCGTTCGCCGGACTCACCGCCAACACGCCCTGGTTCAACACGGCGCTGGGCGTCGTGATGCTGCTCGGGCGGTTCGTACCGATCGTGCTCGTGCTCGCGCTGGCCGGCTCGCTCGCCGTTCAGGAGCGGGTCCCGTCCACGGCCGGGACGCTGCCGACGCACCGTCCGCAGTTCGTCGGGCTGCTCGCGGTCGTGACGGTCGTCATCACCGCTCTCACCTACTTCCCCGTTCTCGCGCTGGGTCCCCTGGCAGAAGGTCTTTCCTGA
- the kdpF gene encoding K(+)-transporting ATPase subunit F has protein sequence MDIFSIIGAVLGVASVVYLVVALVKPERF, from the coding sequence ATGGACATCTTCTCGATCATCGGCGCCGTCCTCGGTGTCGCCAGCGTCGTCTACCTGGTCGTCGCCCTCGTGAAGCCGGAGCGCTTCTGA
- a CDS encoding heme/hemin ABC transporter substrate-binding protein, whose translation MRGSVSSRPSAAAALLLVAALLTGCAAVATPADTEASAPRAPLTELTPLADPRSHVGPSTATLTDARILPVAESPTPSLPVTVTSHDLSGDVPVTVTDVSRIIAMDLSGSLAATVAGLGFAGGLVGRDISTTFPEARELPLVTAGGHSVNAEAVIALAPTLVIADGSIGPADVVQQLRDVGITVVFVERSTSFAGAVAQARQVAQALGVPETGELLATRIQDDVQRVTAEVARLAPAAASDRVRMAFVYLRGSAGIYYLFGKESGADDLIAALGGVDVAGELGWRGMQPLTDEAMVAADPDLILVMTDGLASVGGVDGLLAAKPAIALTAAGQHRRFVDMADGQILSFGPRSADVIDALARAVYAPDAAPSTSGTSPAPAP comes from the coding sequence GTGCGCGGTTCCGTCTCGTCGCGTCCATCCGCCGCCGCGGCTCTGCTGCTCGTCGCCGCCCTGCTCACGGGGTGCGCGGCCGTCGCCACTCCCGCCGACACCGAGGCGAGTGCGCCGCGCGCGCCGCTGACCGAACTGACGCCGCTGGCCGATCCGCGCAGCCATGTCGGTCCGTCGACCGCGACCCTCACCGACGCGCGGATCCTGCCGGTGGCCGAGAGCCCCACCCCGAGCCTGCCCGTCACCGTCACGTCGCACGACCTGTCCGGCGACGTGCCCGTGACGGTGACGGACGTCTCCCGCATCATCGCGATGGACCTGTCCGGGTCGCTCGCCGCGACCGTTGCGGGCCTCGGCTTCGCGGGCGGGCTCGTCGGACGCGACATCTCCACGACCTTCCCCGAGGCGCGCGAGCTGCCCCTCGTCACCGCCGGCGGACACTCCGTCAACGCCGAAGCCGTCATCGCGCTCGCCCCGACCCTCGTCATCGCCGACGGCAGCATCGGACCCGCCGACGTCGTCCAGCAGCTGCGCGACGTCGGCATCACGGTCGTCTTCGTCGAACGCTCGACGTCGTTCGCCGGTGCCGTCGCGCAGGCTCGGCAGGTCGCGCAGGCACTCGGCGTGCCCGAGACCGGTGAGCTGCTGGCCACGCGCATCCAGGACGACGTCCAGCGGGTGACGGCGGAGGTCGCACGGCTCGCGCCGGCCGCGGCATCCGACCGCGTGCGCATGGCGTTCGTCTACCTGCGCGGGTCCGCCGGTATCTACTACCTGTTCGGCAAGGAGTCGGGCGCCGACGACCTCATCGCGGCGCTGGGCGGCGTGGATGTCGCCGGGGAGCTGGGATGGCGCGGCATGCAGCCGCTCACCGACGAGGCGATGGTCGCCGCCGACCCCGACCTCATCCTGGTGATGACCGACGGCCTCGCCTCCGTCGGCGGCGTCGACGGCCTGCTCGCCGCGAAGCCGGCCATCGCCCTCACGGCCGCCGGCCAGCACCGCCGTTTCGTCGACATGGCGGACGGGCAGATCCTCTCGTTCGGGCCCCGTTCGGCCGACGTGATCGACGCCCTCGCGCGCGCCGTCTACGCTCCGGATGCCGCGCCCTCCACCTCCGGGACGAGCCCGGCGCCCGCGCCGTGA
- a CDS encoding FecCD family ABC transporter permease codes for MRAAAPPLVRAAVATALSPGRRAVVGIVTGTLLVAGVILSAGSGQLPIGPAEVVGSLLRAVGVPNGWAPTVALVEQTLWQIRFPRVVMSVLVGALLAVAGAIMQAIFANPLAEPGVVGVSSGAAVGAALAITLGLSTFGGWTTAALAFLGGLAATLNVYATARSQGRTEAVTLILTGIAVNAFTGAALAVMMFLGNTASREQIVFWQLGSMNGSRWPEVALVALIGLFATAIALSLARPLDLLALGDRTAAHLGVRVERLRVVSIVLVALLTGGAVAFIGIIAFVGLVVPHVMRMLLGPSNRALLPASLLGGAVVLVYADLLARTVIPSADLPIGILTSLVGGPFFYALLRRNRRRSGGWA; via the coding sequence GTGAGGGCCGCTGCGCCACCCCTCGTGAGGGCCGCCGTCGCGACGGCCTTGTCCCCGGGGCGCCGGGCCGTGGTCGGGATCGTCACCGGGACCCTGCTGGTGGCCGGGGTGATCCTCTCCGCCGGGAGCGGTCAGCTGCCCATCGGTCCGGCCGAGGTCGTCGGCTCGCTGCTGCGCGCCGTCGGCGTTCCGAACGGGTGGGCACCGACGGTCGCCCTCGTCGAGCAGACCCTGTGGCAGATCCGATTCCCCCGGGTCGTGATGTCCGTGCTCGTCGGTGCGCTCCTCGCCGTCGCCGGCGCGATCATGCAGGCGATCTTCGCCAACCCCCTGGCCGAACCCGGGGTCGTGGGCGTGTCGTCGGGAGCCGCCGTCGGTGCGGCGCTCGCGATCACCCTCGGGCTGAGCACGTTCGGCGGATGGACGACCGCGGCGCTCGCCTTCCTCGGCGGGCTCGCGGCGACCCTCAACGTCTACGCGACCGCGCGATCGCAGGGGCGCACGGAGGCGGTCACGCTGATCCTCACCGGCATCGCGGTCAACGCGTTCACGGGCGCGGCGCTCGCGGTGATGATGTTCCTCGGCAACACGGCGTCGCGGGAGCAGATCGTGTTCTGGCAGCTCGGATCGATGAACGGGTCGCGGTGGCCCGAGGTGGCGCTCGTCGCACTGATCGGCCTCTTCGCCACGGCCATCGCTCTCTCGCTCGCCCGGCCGCTCGACCTCCTCGCGCTCGGCGACCGCACGGCCGCGCACCTCGGCGTGCGCGTGGAGCGGCTGCGGGTCGTCAGCATCGTGCTCGTCGCGCTGCTGACCGGTGGCGCGGTGGCGTTCATCGGGATCATCGCGTTCGTGGGTCTCGTCGTCCCGCACGTCATGCGCATGCTGCTCGGCCCGTCCAACCGTGCGCTGCTGCCCGCATCGCTCCTCGGCGGCGCGGTCGTGCTCGTCTACGCCGACCTGCTCGCGCGCACGGTGATCCCTTCGGCCGATCTTCCGATCGGCATCCTCACCTCGCTCGTCGGCGGCCCGTTCTTCTACGCGCTGCTGCGGCGCAACCGGCGCCGGTCGGGAGGATGGGCGTGA
- a CDS encoding heme ABC transporter ATP-binding protein has translation MSGVAYALEGVGRRVGAHELLAGVGLEIVYGRVLALVGPNGAGKSTLLSVLTGDAAASAGSVLLDGRPLAAWRTRELARTRAVLLQAQHVAFSFTAREVVEMGRAPWTGTERADADEERIAAAMARADVTHLADRAYPSLSGGERARVGLARVLAQDTRIVLLDEPTAALDLRHQEDVLRIARDLAAAGRAVVVVLHDLSLAGAYADEVAMLDGGRLVASGAPERVLTAARVEDVYGTPVRVLADPDTGRPLVLPRRGS, from the coding sequence GTGAGCGGCGTCGCGTACGCGCTGGAGGGGGTCGGTCGCCGGGTCGGCGCACACGAGCTGCTCGCCGGAGTCGGTCTGGAGATCGTCTACGGTCGCGTGCTCGCGCTGGTCGGACCGAACGGCGCGGGCAAGTCCACGCTGCTGAGCGTGCTGACGGGGGATGCCGCGGCATCCGCCGGCAGCGTCCTGCTCGACGGGCGGCCGCTCGCCGCGTGGCGCACCCGTGAGCTGGCCCGCACGAGAGCCGTGCTGCTGCAGGCTCAGCACGTCGCGTTCTCGTTCACGGCCCGCGAGGTGGTGGAGATGGGGCGCGCGCCGTGGACCGGCACGGAGCGGGCGGATGCCGATGAGGAGCGGATCGCGGCGGCGATGGCGCGTGCCGACGTGACGCACCTCGCCGATCGCGCCTACCCCTCGCTGTCGGGCGGTGAGCGCGCCCGGGTGGGTCTGGCGCGGGTGCTCGCGCAGGACACGCGGATCGTGCTGCTCGATGAGCCCACGGCGGCGCTCGACCTGCGCCATCAGGAGGACGTGCTGCGCATCGCACGCGATCTCGCCGCCGCGGGACGGGCGGTCGTCGTGGTGCTGCACGACCTGTCGCTGGCGGGAGCCTACGCGGACGAGGTCGCCATGCTCGACGGGGGCCGTCTGGTCGCCTCCGGCGCCCCCGAGCGAGTGCTCACCGCGGCGCGGGTGGAGGACGTGTACGGGACGCCGGTGCGGGTGCTGGCCGACCCCGACACGGGGCGACCTCTCGTACTCCCGCGCCGCGGGTCGTGA
- a CDS encoding NAD(P)/FAD-dependent oxidoreductase, with protein MVIVGGGFAGISAARALRHADVRVTLIDRRVYNTFQPLLYQVATGGLNPGDVTHFLRSLRVRQPNLDVVHEHLMEIDPEARTVRLLDGQEVSYNYLLVANGVTTAYHGTPGAKENSFAVYSRSQAIAIRDALFTRLERAAVRDGRTKGLSVVVIGGGPTGIEMAGALAELRDQGLEPAYPELDGDAFRITLVQRSEILKPFLPKLRDYAAAQLRRRDVELRLGAGVDEVRPDAVVLSDGTVLPSDLTVWATGVAPHEEVRDWSLPLDKGDRIRVGEDLQVVGLPGVFAAGDVAIAPQDLPQLAQPAIQGGEHVARQIVRLIAGQPTQPFSYYDKGQLAIIGRRAAIGELPGIANLPGLHRLRFLSKIPLLRKTVALTGSFGWLTWLFVHITSLLGPRNKLMVLIGLVARYGVHLYRTPVPIVGDVPAIRPSKAQRRRTPEA; from the coding sequence GTGGTCATCGTCGGTGGCGGTTTCGCCGGGATCAGCGCCGCGCGAGCCCTCCGGCACGCCGACGTGCGGGTGACGCTCATCGATCGCCGCGTCTACAACACCTTCCAGCCGCTGCTGTACCAGGTCGCCACGGGCGGTCTGAACCCCGGCGACGTCACCCACTTCCTCCGCAGTCTGCGGGTACGCCAGCCCAACCTCGACGTCGTGCACGAGCACCTCATGGAGATCGATCCCGAGGCTCGCACGGTGCGCCTGCTCGATGGTCAGGAGGTGTCGTACAACTACCTGCTCGTGGCCAACGGCGTCACGACCGCGTATCACGGCACGCCCGGGGCGAAGGAGAACTCGTTCGCGGTGTACTCCCGCTCGCAGGCGATCGCCATCCGCGACGCACTGTTCACCCGGCTCGAGCGAGCGGCCGTGCGGGACGGGCGCACCAAGGGACTGTCGGTCGTGGTGATCGGTGGAGGACCCACCGGCATCGAGATGGCCGGCGCCCTCGCCGAGCTGCGCGACCAAGGCCTGGAGCCGGCCTACCCCGAGCTCGACGGCGACGCGTTCCGCATCACGCTCGTGCAGCGCAGCGAAATCCTGAAGCCCTTCCTGCCGAAGCTGCGCGACTACGCGGCGGCGCAGCTGCGGCGCCGCGACGTCGAGCTGCGCCTGGGCGCCGGCGTCGACGAGGTGCGACCGGATGCCGTCGTGCTCTCGGACGGCACCGTGCTGCCGTCCGATCTCACCGTCTGGGCGACGGGCGTCGCACCCCACGAGGAGGTGCGCGACTGGAGCCTGCCGCTCGACAAGGGCGACCGCATTCGCGTCGGCGAGGATCTGCAGGTCGTGGGGCTGCCCGGGGTCTTCGCGGCCGGCGACGTCGCGATCGCGCCGCAGGACCTTCCCCAGCTGGCGCAGCCGGCGATCCAGGGCGGCGAGCACGTCGCCCGCCAGATCGTGCGGCTCATCGCGGGACAGCCGACGCAGCCGTTCTCGTACTACGACAAGGGACAGCTGGCGATCATCGGCCGTCGCGCCGCCATCGGCGAGCTGCCCGGCATCGCCAACCTTCCCGGGCTGCACCGTCTGCGCTTCCTCTCGAAGATTCCGCTCCTGCGCAAGACGGTCGCCCTCACCGGCTCGTTCGGCTGGCTGACGTGGCTCTTCGTCCACATCACGAGCCTGCTCGGTCCGCGCAACAAGCTGATGGTGCTCATCGGTCTGGTCGCGCGCTACGGCGTGCACCTGTACCGGACGCCGGTGCCGATCGTCGGCGACGTGCCGGCGATCCGACCGTCGAAGGCGCAGCGCCGGCGCACCCCCGAGGCCTGA
- a CDS encoding potassium transporter Trk, translating to MSSSAAHRIETAQVRRSPRYTVFLLAGAFVGILAALVLTFAFGGDNESASTGVSYSTTQVFGFICLFAIPIGVAVGGVVALVLDRSLARRAHEVRVEREVITIDDAE from the coding sequence ATGAGCTCCTCCGCCGCGCACCGCATCGAGACCGCGCAGGTGCGCCGCAGCCCGCGGTACACGGTTTTCCTGCTGGCGGGCGCGTTTGTCGGCATCCTGGCCGCTCTCGTGCTCACGTTCGCCTTCGGCGGTGACAACGAGAGTGCGAGCACGGGGGTCTCGTACTCGACGACGCAGGTCTTCGGGTTCATCTGCCTGTTCGCGATCCCGATCGGCGTCGCCGTCGGCGGCGTGGTCGCGCTCGTTCTCGACCGCTCGCTGGCACGTCGTGCCCACGAGGTGCGCGTCGAGCGCGAGGTCATCACGATCGACGACGCGGAGTAA
- a CDS encoding zinc-binding alcohol dehydrogenase, protein MAAAEAPEWIVREDATLPVLVALYLRQVLGIRFPEELPHLRGIPPRSAPISEYDDRSAIERQWRAYWDLTVEPQANPSPVPLELIDGFETVVALPVEGFDELADAIAPHGTDAVAYARAEHQHYRSRLGAGASYRAYASAIAEHERVVGRRAHSFELNVQVLPFTQRGVWWIGALTIAVTDGLRGDIAAFDAAVAPIIADIA, encoded by the coding sequence ATGGCAGCCGCGGAAGCACCGGAGTGGATCGTCCGCGAGGACGCCACGCTTCCGGTGCTCGTCGCGCTCTATCTGCGCCAGGTGCTCGGCATCCGCTTTCCGGAGGAGCTGCCGCACCTGCGGGGCATTCCTCCGCGCAGCGCACCGATCAGCGAGTACGACGACCGCTCCGCGATCGAGCGGCAGTGGCGCGCGTACTGGGATCTGACGGTCGAACCGCAGGCCAACCCCTCCCCCGTCCCGCTCGAACTCATCGACGGCTTCGAGACGGTGGTCGCACTTCCCGTCGAGGGCTTCGACGAGCTCGCCGATGCGATCGCCCCACACGGGACGGATGCCGTGGCCTACGCCCGCGCCGAGCATCAGCACTACCGGTCGCGTCTGGGTGCGGGAGCGTCATACCGCGCCTACGCCAGTGCGATCGCCGAGCACGAGCGCGTCGTGGGGCGGCGGGCGCACTCGTTCGAGCTCAACGTCCAGGTGCTGCCGTTCACGCAGCGCGGCGTCTGGTGGATCGGGGCGCTCACGATCGCGGTCACCGACGGCCTGCGCGGCGACATCGCCGCCTTCGACGCCGCGGTCGCGCCGATCATCGCCGACATCGCCTGA
- the purM gene encoding phosphoribosylformylglycinamidine cyclo-ligase — protein sequence MAEAPQNPYSEAGVDTAAGDLAVELMKSAVRRTHGPEVLGGVGGFAGLFDASALQSYEKPLLATSTDGVGTKVAIAQAIDKHDTIGQDLVGMVVDDIVVVGAKPLFLTDYIACGKVFPERIADIVRGIASGCEQTGTALVGGETAEHPGLLGVNDYDVAGAATGVVDAGDVLGADRVRAGDVVLALASSGAHSNGYSLIRHIVAGKGISYGAPAADFGRTWGEELLEPTRLYTLPLLNVLTALPGAVHALSHVTGGGIAANLARVLPPQAWVEVDRSTWSPSPVFRVLADLGGLRLEDTEGTWNLGIGFVAVVAPDKADAAASLLSDAGIATWQVGVVEEGARPEGHFEQGAKGVDGGAVRLVGAYSSAV from the coding sequence GTGGCAGAAGCCCCACAGAATCCCTATTCCGAAGCCGGCGTCGACACCGCGGCGGGAGATCTCGCCGTCGAACTGATGAAGTCGGCTGTCCGTCGCACCCACGGGCCCGAGGTGCTGGGCGGTGTCGGCGGGTTCGCCGGCCTGTTCGACGCCTCGGCGCTGCAGTCCTACGAGAAGCCCCTGCTGGCCACCTCGACCGACGGCGTGGGCACCAAGGTCGCGATCGCGCAGGCGATCGACAAGCACGACACGATCGGCCAGGACCTGGTCGGCATGGTGGTCGACGACATCGTGGTGGTGGGCGCGAAGCCCCTGTTCCTGACGGACTACATCGCGTGCGGCAAGGTCTTCCCCGAGCGCATCGCCGACATCGTCCGCGGCATCGCCTCCGGCTGCGAGCAGACCGGCACGGCGCTCGTCGGCGGCGAGACCGCAGAGCACCCGGGCCTGCTCGGCGTCAACGACTACGACGTCGCCGGAGCGGCCACCGGCGTCGTGGATGCCGGCGACGTGCTCGGCGCCGACCGCGTGCGCGCCGGCGACGTCGTGCTGGCCCTGGCCTCCAGCGGAGCGCACTCGAACGGCTACTCGCTCATCCGTCACATCGTCGCGGGCAAGGGCATCAGCTACGGCGCCCCGGCCGCCGACTTCGGTCGCACGTGGGGCGAGGAGCTCCTCGAGCCCACGCGCCTGTACACGCTGCCGCTGCTGAACGTGCTCACTGCGCTGCCCGGCGCCGTGCACGCGCTCAGCCACGTGACCGGTGGCGGTATCGCCGCGAACCTCGCTCGCGTGCTGCCGCCCCAGGCGTGGGTCGAGGTCGACCGTTCGACGTGGTCGCCCAGCCCCGTGTTCCGCGTGCTCGCCGATCTCGGCGGGCTGCGTCTGGAAGACACCGAGGGCACGTGGAACCTCGGCATCGGTTTCGTCGCCGTCGTCGCGCCCGACAAGGCGGATGCCGCGGCATCCCTCCTGTCGGACGCCGGTATCGCGACCTGGCAGGTGGGCGTCGTCGAGGAGGGCGCGCGTCCCGAGGGCCATTTCGAGCAGGGCGCCAAGGGCGTGGACGGCGGCGCGGTGCGCCTCGTCGGCGCGTATTCATCAGCCGTCTAG